Within Rhodospirillaceae bacterium, the genomic segment TTCGTTCCAGAACCTGACCCTCGGCTACGACCGCCATCCGGCCGTGTACCGGCTCGACGGCGAGATCGCCGCGGGCAGCCTGACCGCCATCGTGGGGCCGAACGGGGCCGGCAAATCCACGATGCTGAAGGGCGTGACCGGCTCGCTGCGGCCGCTCGAAGGCCGGATCGCCTTCGGCGGGATCGCGCGCAGTGAGATCGCCTACCTGCCGCAGCAATCGGACGTCGACCGGTCGTTCCCGATCGTGGTCGCCGACCTTGTGGCGATGGGCCTCTGGCGGGAGATCGGCGGTTTCGCGGGCTTGCGGGCCGGTCATCGCGCCCGCGTCGCCGATGCGATTTCCGCAGTCGGCCTCGAAGGGTTCGAGACGCGGCCGATCGGGTCGCTGTCGGGCGGGCAGACACAGCGCGCCCTCTTTGCCCGCCTGCTGCTGCAGGACGCCCGGCTCGTCCTGCTTGACGAGCCGTTTACCGCGGTCGACGCGCAAACGGTGGCGGACCTGATCGGCGTGGTGCGGCGCTGGCACGGCGAAGGCCGCACGGTGCTCGCCGTCCTGCACGACGTCGACACGGTGCGGGCCCACTTCCCCCGCACGCTGATGC encodes:
- the aztA gene encoding zinc ABC transporter ATP-binding protein AztA, whose product is MGRIMNHALSFQNLTLGYDRHPAVYRLDGEIAAGSLTAIVGPNGAGKSTMLKGVTGSLRPLEGRIAFGGIARSEIAYLPQQSDVDRSFPIVVADLVAMGLWREIGGFAGLRAGHRARVADAISAVGLEGFETRPIGSLSGGQTQRALFARLLLQDARLVLLDEPFTAVDAQTVADLIGVVRRWHGEGRTVLAVLHDVDTVRAHFPRTLMLARELVAHGPTAEVLTAENRFRARQMCEACTGPPHICGRDAA